A portion of the Gossypium arboreum isolate Shixiya-1 chromosome 8, ASM2569848v2, whole genome shotgun sequence genome contains these proteins:
- the LOC108470190 gene encoding caffeic acid 3-O-methyltransferase, which produces MGSTGETQMTPTQVSDEEANLFAMQLTSASVLPMVLKSAIELDLLEIMAKAGPGAFLSPKELASQLPTNNPDAPVMLDRILRLLATYSILTCSLRTLPDGKVERLYGLGPVCKFLTKNEDGVTLSALSLMNQDKVLMESWYYLKDAVLEGGIPFNKAYGMTAFEYHGTDPRFNKVFNRGMSDHSTITMKKILETYDGFEGLKTLVDVGGGTGATLNMLVTKHPSIKGINFDLPHVIEDAPAYPGVEHVGGDMFESVPKGDAIFMKWICHDWSDEHCSKFLKKCYEALPDNGKVIVAECILPDYPDPSLATKLVVHIDCIMLAHNPGGKERTEKEFEALARSAGFQGFQVKCCAFGTYIMEFLKRV; this is translated from the exons ATGGGTTCAACCGGTGAAACCCAAATGACTCCCACCCAAGTCTCGGATGAGGAAGCCAACTTATTCGCCATGCAACTCACCAGTGCCTCAGTCCTTCCGATGGTCCTCAAGTCGGCCATAGAACTTGACCTGCTGGAGATCATGGCCAAAGCTGGCCCAGGTGCTTTCCTCTCCCCAAAAGAATTGGCTTCCCAGCTCCCCACCAACAACCCCGATGCACCTGTCATGCTAGACCGCATCTTGCGCCTCCTGGCTACCTACTCCATCCTCACTTGCTCCTTGCGCACTCTTCCTGATGGCAAAGTGGAGAGACTCTATGGTCTTGGCCCTGTCTGCAAATTCTTGACCAAGAATGAAGATGGCGTCACTCTTTCCGCCCTCAGTCTCATGAATCAAGACAAGGTCCTTATGGAGAGCTG GTACTACTTGAAAGATGCCGTGCTGGAAGGTGGAATTCCCTTCAACAAAGCCTATGGTATGACCGCATTCGAGTATCATGGCACGGATCCTAGATTCAACAAGGTTTTCAACAGGGGAATGTCTGATCACTCTACCATTACCATGAAGAAGATTCTTGAGACCTATGATGGCTTTGAGGGACTCAAAACACTGGTCGATGTTGGCGGCGGTACTGGAGCTACGCTTAACATGCTTGTCACCAAGCACCCTTCTATAAAGGGCATCAACTTTGATTTGCCTCATGTCATTGAGGATGCTCCTGCTTATCCTG GTGTGGAGCATGTTGGTGGAGACATGTTTGAAAGTGTTCCAAAAGGAGACGCCATCTTCATGAAG TGGATATGCCACGATTGGAGCGATGAGCACTGCTCCAAGTTTTTGAAGAAGTGCTACGAAGCTTTACCGGACAACGGAAAAGTAATTGTTGCAGAATGTATTCTCCCAGATTACCCAGATCCTAGCCTTGCCACAAAGTTAGTTGTCCATATTGATTGCATCATGTTGGCTCACAATCCTGGTGGGAAAGAGAGGACTGAGAAAGAATTCGAGGCCTTGGCAAGGAGTGCTGGGTTTCAAGGTTTCCAAGTAAAATGCTGCGCTTTCGGCACATACATCATGGAGTTTCTCAAAAGGGTTTGA